In Treponema primitia ZAS-2, a genomic segment contains:
- a CDS encoding phosphatidate cytidylyltransferase: protein MNKLIQRLLVFIIGVPLTICLVLYFPQKNHIAVNVAVILLSALGAIEFAGMLKKKGSTLPSWEAAILGSLAPLAMTLMVSFGWSGQSIPMALTLGAAWLLVSKVFTGADKFQDINNQVVGGFAVMIYPGLFMAWIIRMSLIPLSDMVILMFLLMVMGNDSLAWAAGMLFGKGNRGIVPASPNKSIAGFIGGFIVSILVGLGAVLFFPLEFSPTRFSAPLSGILLGLICGIAGTLGDLGESALKRSAGTKDSGTIIPGRGGILDTIDSIALAAPVYYGLYWLLFN, encoded by the coding sequence ATGAATAAACTTATTCAAAGGCTTTTAGTATTCATCATCGGAGTTCCCCTCACGATCTGCCTGGTGCTGTACTTTCCCCAAAAGAACCATATCGCCGTCAATGTGGCGGTCATCCTGCTCAGCGCCCTGGGGGCGATTGAATTCGCCGGGATGCTCAAGAAAAAAGGCAGCACCCTGCCCTCTTGGGAGGCCGCCATTCTGGGCAGCCTGGCGCCCCTGGCCATGACATTGATGGTCAGCTTCGGCTGGAGCGGTCAGTCCATCCCCATGGCGCTTACCTTAGGCGCCGCCTGGCTCTTGGTTTCCAAAGTCTTTACCGGGGCGGATAAATTTCAGGATATCAACAACCAAGTCGTAGGGGGCTTCGCGGTAATGATCTACCCCGGGCTTTTTATGGCCTGGATTATCAGGATGAGCCTGATCCCCCTATCGGATATGGTGATCCTCATGTTTCTCCTCATGGTCATGGGCAACGATTCCCTGGCCTGGGCGGCGGGGATGCTCTTTGGCAAGGGTAACCGGGGCATCGTTCCCGCAAGCCCCAATAAGAGCATCGCGGGCTTTATCGGCGGCTTTATTGTGTCGATCCTGGTGGGCCTGGGGGCGGTACTTTTCTTCCCCCTGGAGTTTTCCCCAACCCGGTTCTCCGCCCCCCTTTCCGGGATTTTACTGGGGCTTATTTGCGGTATTGCCGGTACCCTGGGGGACCTGGGGGAATCAGCGCTGAAGCGAAGCGCGGGCACGAAGGATTCGGGGACCATCATTCCCGGCCGGGGGGGAATTCTGGATACCATTGATTCTATAGCCCTGGCCGCACCGGTGTATTACGGATTATACTGGCTGCTTTTTAATTAA
- the uppS gene encoding polyprenyl diphosphate synthase produces the protein MSEKKIIPGASVPVHIGIIMDGNGRWAQKRNQNRTQGHLEGLKTAKRIVKAAGDMGIRYLTLYVFSTENWKRTAEEVGFIMGLVKRYLIEEMDFYRQNRIRIRHTGDPGGLPPDIVRELRQACDDTRDFQGLQVILALNYGGRDEIRRAVQRIVREGPGEITVTEDLIRSCLDNPDIPDPDLIIRTAGELRTSNFLLWEAAYSEYYISDILWPDWTEAELQAAVLDFQSRERRFGAVPGIQGRINHE, from the coding sequence TTGAGTGAAAAAAAAATAATCCCAGGGGCTTCGGTTCCTGTCCATATTGGAATCATCATGGACGGGAATGGCCGCTGGGCGCAGAAGAGGAACCAGAACCGGACCCAGGGACACCTGGAGGGGCTTAAAACCGCTAAGCGGATTGTAAAAGCCGCCGGGGATATGGGGATACGCTACCTTACCCTCTACGTTTTTTCCACGGAAAATTGGAAACGCACCGCCGAGGAAGTAGGGTTCATCATGGGCCTGGTGAAGCGCTACCTCATTGAGGAAATGGACTTCTACCGGCAGAACCGCATACGTATCCGCCATACCGGAGACCCCGGGGGACTTCCCCCGGACATTGTCCGGGAGCTGCGGCAGGCCTGCGATGACACCCGGGATTTTCAGGGGCTCCAGGTGATCCTGGCCCTGAACTACGGCGGCAGGGATGAAATACGCCGGGCGGTCCAGAGGATTGTCCGGGAGGGACCCGGCGAAATCACGGTAACCGAGGATTTGATCCGGAGCTGCCTGGATAATCCGGATATACCGGACCCGGACCTTATTATCCGGACCGCCGGGGAATTGCGGACCAGCAACTTCCTCCTTTGGGAAGCGGCCTACTCAGAATATTATATTTCTGATATACTATGGCCTGATTGGACCGAAGCGGAATTACAGGCTGCGGTATTGGATTTTCAGAGCCGGGAGCGGCGTTTTGGCGCCGTACCCGGAATTCAGGGGCGCATTAACCATGAATAA
- the frr gene encoding ribosome recycling factor: MHSVISSSEERMKKTVSSLKDGFASLRTGRASAALFDKIKVDYYGDKSPLNQVANISIPEARLIVIQPWDKNLIGEIEKAIRSSELSLNPSNDGKVIRISIPPLTEERRKEIVKLAKNQTEQSRVAVRNIRRDGNEEIKKLLKDGDITEDEETKHSEELQKVTDSYITKINQVLEEKEKEIMEV, encoded by the coding sequence ATGCACAGCGTCATTTCATCATCTGAAGAACGGATGAAAAAAACGGTCTCAAGCCTTAAAGACGGCTTTGCCTCCCTCAGAACCGGCAGGGCCTCGGCGGCACTGTTTGATAAAATCAAGGTTGATTACTACGGGGATAAATCCCCTCTGAACCAGGTGGCGAATATCTCCATCCCCGAAGCCAGGCTCATCGTGATACAGCCCTGGGACAAAAACCTGATCGGGGAAATTGAAAAGGCCATCCGATCATCGGAACTGTCCCTTAACCCTTCCAATGACGGCAAGGTGATCCGTATTTCCATCCCCCCGCTTACGGAAGAACGGCGGAAGGAAATTGTTAAGCTTGCTAAAAACCAAACCGAGCAGAGCCGGGTGGCGGTACGGAATATACGCCGGGACGGTAACGAGGAGATTAAAAAACTTCTCAAAGACGGGGATATCACCGAGGATGAGGAAACCAAGCATAGCGAAGAATTACAAAAGGTAACCGACAGCTATATTACCAAGATTAACCAGGTTTTGGAAGAAAAAGAAAAAGAAATAATGGAAGTTTGA
- the tsf gene encoding translation elongation factor Ts: MEISASDVKKLREKTGAGMMECKNALVSCESDFAKAEKLLKEKGLAAVEKRSDRATNEGKIFVKVANNTAALVEIATETDFVARNPEFIALGGVIADKVLEKGYTEPNDELAGLVTDLATKIRENMSLKRIKVIKAGANEYVTSYIHGDGNIGVVVKLGADKADVLQKEEAKALAFDLALHIAAFNPLALDKSKVDPAFLKEQEDIFRKQLEQDEKLKGKPANVLDNILKGKISKYLADICLMDQGFVKDEKQTVAQTLSEKSKQLGAALTVNEYVYFKVGQ, encoded by the coding sequence ATGGAAATCAGTGCATCGGATGTTAAAAAGCTCCGGGAAAAAACCGGGGCGGGTATGATGGAATGTAAAAACGCCCTGGTCAGCTGCGAGAGCGATTTTGCCAAGGCAGAAAAACTGTTAAAAGAAAAGGGACTCGCAGCGGTGGAGAAGCGCTCCGACCGGGCCACCAACGAAGGCAAGATCTTTGTCAAGGTTGCGAACAATACTGCGGCCCTGGTGGAGATCGCCACGGAAACCGACTTTGTGGCCCGGAACCCCGAATTTATTGCCCTGGGAGGGGTTATTGCGGATAAGGTCCTGGAAAAGGGCTATACGGAGCCCAACGATGAATTGGCCGGCCTGGTCACCGATTTGGCAACCAAGATCCGGGAAAACATGAGTCTTAAGCGGATCAAGGTCATCAAGGCCGGGGCCAATGAATATGTCACTTCCTACATCCACGGGGACGGCAATATCGGTGTGGTAGTAAAACTGGGGGCCGACAAAGCGGATGTGCTTCAGAAAGAAGAAGCCAAAGCTCTGGCCTTTGATTTGGCCCTCCACATCGCGGCCTTCAACCCCCTGGCCCTGGACAAGTCCAAGGTCGATCCGGCTTTCCTCAAGGAGCAGGAAGATATCTTCCGCAAGCAGCTTGAGCAGGATGAAAAGCTCAAGGGCAAACCCGCCAACGTGCTGGACAATATCCTTAAAGGAAAGATAAGCAAGTACCTGGCAGATATCTGCCTCATGGATCAGGGCTTTGTGAAAGACGAAAAACAGACCGTAGCACAAACACTCTCTGAAAAGAGCAAGCAGCTTGGGGCGGCCTTAACAGTCAATGAATATGTGTACTTCAAAGTCGGCCAGTAA